The nucleotide window CCCCCCCGACGAGGGACCCGATGCGCTGGGCGAAACCAATCTGCTCGCGCTCGCGAGCCGTATCACCGATCCCTACTATATCGGGTACGGCAGCGCGGCCGCGCACTACGGGCTAACGACACAGCACCGCCGGGTGATCTTCGTGGTCACGCCGGTGCGGGTGCGGGAGCGGCAGGTGGGGGAGGGACGGGTGCGGGTCGTCAATCCCAGGCCCGGCAAGTTTTTCGGGTTCGTTACTGTCGATGTATTCGGTTTCAAAATCATGATGTCCGACCGGGAAAAGACGGCCATCGACTGCATCGACCGCCCGGCGCTTGCTGGCGGCGTAGCGGAAGCCGCCTTGATTCTGGCGGCGGCGAGCCGCCGTTTGGAGTGGCCGAAGGCGGCGGAGTATCTCGAACGGATCGATTCGACCGCGCTGGTCCGGAGGTTCGGCTGGGTGATGGATCACGTCAAGGCGGAGATGCCCGCCGATGTCCGCGGACGGCTGCTCGGGCTTGCCGCACGCGGTCCCCGGACATGGATGGGGCCCAACCCCAAGAGCAAGGTGCGAGGGGCCATCGGCCATGACAAGACGTGGCGTCTGTTCGTCAACGTACCGCGCGAAGACCTGAACGAGAGCGCCGGGCTCGGCCTGCTAAAAGCGTTGAAGAAGGACGGGTAGGGATGCTCACACTGCCCCAGGTGCGGCGCTACTCCACGCAATCCGGCCTTCGCGACATGATGATTGCCGAGAAGGAAGTCGTGCTGACCTTTCTGCTCCAGCTTCTCTCGGAGCGAGGAATTCTGGACCGGCTGGCCTTCAAGGGCGGAACCTGCCTGCGGAAAATGTTTATCGGAAGCCAGGGGCGGTTTTCGACCGATCTGGATTTCACGGCTCTTGAGGAGGACGATCACGAGGATGTCATCCTTGCGATGATGGAGGCGTTCGAACAGGAATTTCACGGGATCATGTTCCAGATTCCCGAAAACAGCTACTACGAAACACAGGACGGTCTGTCGTGGGGCGTGAATCCGACCTATTCGCATGGATGGAACGGTGCCGGTGACAGCGAAATAAAACTGCAAATCAGCCGCCGCGAGACACCGACGCTGCCGCCGGAGCGCAAACCTCAATGCGACCAGAGTTATTTCGGGCTGTTGCCGTTCGCTCCTGCTGAAATCACATGCCTTGCACTGCCCGAAATTCTCGCCGAAAAAATTCGCGCCTGCTATCAGCGGAACAAGGCACGTGACATTTACGATCTCGGGATATACGCGAGACGGCCGCTTGATCAGGCGCTCATCCGTCACCTTGTCGTGCTAAAGCTCTGGCAGGCGGGCGACACATTTGATCCCGCGCGCCTGATGAGGAAATTCGAGGAGGGCAGGGACTTCGACTGGGATGACCTGCGCGACCTTGTGCGTCGCACCGAAGAGATTGACCGTGAGAAAATCTGCGGTGCTTGCGTTAGAGGTTTTGGATTTCTCGCAGAGCTGACACCGGAAGAACGGACGCTGGCCAATGACCCTCATCACCGTGAGCAGGCCTTGGCGGAAAGACTGCGCGGGGGTTTGTGAGAGGATATCAGCGGAAAGATGAAAATCTCGGAAAGAACCATCAAGCGGTTGGTGCAACAGGTATCTGGGGTCCGGACAACCGGACAATTGAAGAGAGCACGCTTCAGATCGAATAAACCTTGCCCGTAACAACTCTGCAATCTTCAATCAGGGGCGCAGGATAGGCTCTCGAGTGTTTCGAGGTAGGAGGGAAATTCATCATTCAATGCTCTCTTGGAATTGTTGGTGCAGAACGGATCAAGAGATGGATGGCTCAAGGCGACAATGTGACCTCAAAATTCAAGCAACATCGCAATTGTCCGCTTGTCAAGATGTGACCCGAAACTGTGTTTCGAAGGCGACACCTCCGGCTGCATGAGATAATAAGGCATCCTAAGTGAGGGTCTCTGAGGTATTGCATCACGATACATCAAATCACCATCGCCTTGGCAGCGGTTAGGTTTCTGGGGTCGGGTCCGGGTTTTTGTACCCCCTGCCCCGCCGATGGGCGAGATCATTCTCTATCAGACCGAGGAATCAAGCCCAGTGAACCGGGCTAAGACTTTTGTTTTATTCGGGGGGGGTAGAGCGGCTGCCCCGCCGGTAAACCAGCGGGCTGTACAAAGCCAGGCCCCGTGGAACGGGGCAAAATGGGCCGGAGGCTCAATTTCCAATTCTGGTGCTTTGGACAATCGAAAATACTCTACGGCCCCTGGCGGGGCTTTTTTCATCTTTTATTCCTTGTACCCACGGTTCTCGCCGTGGGCTTTCAGCTTTGAATCCGGGGCGCCTCGCGGCGAGGGGTTCAAGAAGCCGAATTCTCGGGGATTGCGGGAGATGCTGATGGTGGCCAAAACGGCCGGTACGTAATTGGCCGTTTCCCGGGGCAGCAATCCCAACCTCCTTAATGTCCAAAAATCCCTGATCCCCGTGCGGGCCATTGCAGACCGGATACGGTTTTCTCCGGCATTGTAAGCTGCCAAGGCGAGATACCAGTCGCCAAATGATCCGTAGAGGTCCTTCAGATATTCCGCTGCCGCCATCGTTGATTTGATGGGATCGATCCGTTCATCGGTGCCTGGAGTCTGGACCAAACCGTACCGAGCGGCCGTTGTAGGAATAAATTGCCAGATCCCGCGGGCCTGCCTGGGGGAAAGTGCCCATCGATTGAACCCACTCTCAGTGATCCCGAGATAAACCAGTTCAGAAGGGAGATTTCTTTCCCGCAGGATCGACTCGAGGGCCGGCTGGTAAGCACCCATTCGCTTCCAGCCCAGCTCCAGGGTGGAACGTCCCTTGCCCTGGTAGTAAGCAAGGTATTGCCTTATGGCACGTTGGGAATCGTCCTGGAGAATAGAGTCGGACATCAGGCCACCTGCTGCAGGCCGCCCGGGGGAGAGAGAGGAGATGATTCGGTCGAGATCCGTTGAGACCGATCGAAGCAAGGGGGCGGTCATGGCTGAGGGGGGAGTACTCTCGAGCAACAACCGCGCCTCTTGATACGAGGCCATGGCCTCCCTGCGCTCCCCTCGGGAGATTTCCGATTGTGCCCGCTCCAGCAGCGGTGCCGCCTTCTGGAGGGCCCCCGCCGCAGAGGCCGCTCGATTGATATGGTTCTGAACGTCTGAGAGGGCTTCACCCATCGGCATGCGCTTCGATGTTGTACCCCCAGCCTGAGCCAGCATGAGGGTCGAAAAAATCACCAGGCACACGACGACTTCTGGCACCCTACAGATCAACTTTCTCCCTACCTCGTTCGCGGTATCCATCAAGGAGCACGCTTTTCGTTCACTCAATATTTGGCACCTCGCCTACTTTTGTACTGTTACACTACCCAGCCATAAAACTGGCAACTAAGAACCGGCAACTGACAACTGACAACTGAGAACTGAGAACTGAGAACTGAGAACCGGCAACTGACAACTGAGAACTGGCAACTGAAAACTGCTCGCCCTCACTTCCCACTCACCCCCGGTCTCCACTGGGGAAGCTGATTGATTTTTCCCCAGGCAAACCGGTATGCGGCCTCCTCGAGAGGGGACTTCAAGCGAAACCGGAATTCTTTGGTATCGCCGTACTGCAGCGGCCCGTGTTCAAAGCTGCCCAATCGCAGATCAAAGCGCCCTGACGAAGCGATGCTTTGAAGATCACTGTAGCGCCAGGTTCGCGATTCACCCGGCGTGTCGCTGCGGAAGGAGATCCCGCTCTCCGTGAAAATGAGTCTTCCCTGGCATCCACTGACACGATGCAGGTGTTTGACCGCGACTTCGAATCTCCCCGTGAGGTTCTCGACGGGGAAACGATTGGTGACCGGTCTTTCGAACTTCGATTCGACGAGTTGAACCACGCCTGCAGGGATCGTGTCTCCAGGCAGTTCGAATTTAAATATCTTGTCCCCTCCCAGGCGTTGGCGAGAGTCCTCATAAGTGATGATATTCAGTTTGTGTTCGCTGATGAACTGGACTTCCTGAATGTCAGTGAAGGTCCACTGGCGCTGGTCGCGAGCATGAAGGGTCTGATAGCGGATCCCATGGTCATCAATGGTGAGTTCTCCCGTACAGCCCCCTCTAAGGTGGGAATGTTTCACTTTGAGGACATGTGTTTCCGCCAATGAAATCGAGTTGAAGGTGACAAGACAAAGAGCCATCGAGGGGACGGTCGAAACGAGGAGCCTCAGCATCCTGTTCACTCCTAAGACCTCAAAATATCCAGAACGCATAATTCATTCTCCCGCGATCAATGATGGGAACCGGTAGAGGGCTGAGCCAGCCGGATCGCTTCCGCATAATCCACGACGGTTCCGCCATTCTCATGCTGGAACTGAACGGCTTCCTCCCGGGTTTCAAAGGGAATCAGGCTGGGGATACAACGGTCCCACACCAGTTGCATGGGTCGGCGGTCGGTCCAGTCCCTTTTTTCGGGCATCATGCAATGGTCCACGCTGGAATCCCAGACGTACACCGCCTTCTGGGAAGCGATGGCCTTGCGGGTATAGAATTCCGTCGCGGTCGCGGAGATCAGCTCGGACTTGTGCTGCGCCGCCTCCAGGAGTCCGCACTTGGCGCAGCACAGGCTGACCTTCTTTCCATTCTTAAACGTCAGGGTGAATGTCCACCCTTCATGCATTTCTCTATCACACGCAGGGCAAACGGAGGCGGAGGTCTTCCGTTTTTCGAGGAAGAAAACGGACGAAGCCACGGCAATGATTAGAATCATTACCGCAATTGGAATAATTTTTCTCGTCGTCATAACCACTCCCTACACCCTCTGGCGGTTTATTCCGCCGACGAATCGTTGTTACAAAGTCAACCGGCGCAGCCGCAGCGCGTTACTGATGACCGAAACCGAGCTGAAGGTCATGGCGGCGCTGGCCAGCATGGGGCTGAGCAGGAGGCCGAACACCGGGTAAAGAATCCCTGCCGCCACAGGGACGCCAATCGAGTTATAAATGAATGCGAAAAAAAGGTTCTGTCGGATATTGCGCATGGTGGCACGGCTCAACCGCCGCGCCCTGGCGATGCCGCGCAGGTCCCCTTTCACGAGGGTAATTCCTGCGCTCTCCATCGCCACGTCGGTGCCTGTTCCCATGGCGATTCCGACTTGAGCCTGGGCCAGCGCGGGGGCGTCATTGATTCCATCGCCCGCCATCGCAACAATTCTTCCTTCCCTTTGAAGGCGCTTCACCACTTCGCCCTTCTGTTCGGGGAGGACTTCGGCCTCCATGCGGTCAATCCCCAGTTGTCGAGCGACGGCCTCGGCGGTCGTGCGGCTGTCGCCAGTCAGCATGACGATCCGGACCCCTTCTTCATGCAGCATTTGAATCGCTTCCGGTGTGGACTTCTTGATGGGATCGGCCACGCCCAGCATCCCGGCAGGGTGGCCATCGATCGCGACAAACAGGACTGTCTGTCCCTCCCGCCGCAGCGCTTCGGCCTGTTCCGCCAAAGAGCTGGATGGAATATTCGATTCCTCGAAGAGTTTAAGAGTGCCAAGCACCACTTCATGCGCCATCACCCGCCCCTTCACGCCTTTTCCGGTCACCGAGGTAAAGTCACTCACATCGGAGAGATCCAGCTGTTTCTCCTGGGCAGAGGCCACGATGGCTGCAGCCAGCGGATGCTCGCTTCCCCGTTCGAGGCTTGCCGCCAGCCGGAGCAACTCGGTTTCCCCCCAGGGCGGCAGGGCCAGGAGAGAGAGGAGCCGGGGCCTTCCTTCAGTGAGGGTGCCAGTCTTATCGACCACCAGGGTGTCGACCTTCTCAAGCACTTCGAGGGCTTCTGCGTTTCTGATCAGGACCCCAGCCATGGCGCCGCGTCCCGTCCCCACCATAATGGACATGGGGGTAGCCAGTCCCAGCGCACAGGGACAAGCGATAATCAACACGGCCACGGCGTTGACCAGCGCGTAAGCCATGCGGGGTTCCGGTCCCAATCTGCTCCAGATAATGAATGTGGCCACCGCGATCAAGACAACGGCGGGGACAAAATACGAGGATACGACATCGGCCAGACGCTGAATGGGGGCGCGGCTTCGCTGGGCTTCACTCACCATGCGCACGATTTGCGCCAGCAGCGTTTCACTGCCCACGCGTTCCGCTCGCATGATCAGGGTCCCTGTCCCGTTGACCGTTCCGCCCGTGACACGACTTCCCAGGATTTTTTCCACAGGAATGGACTCCCCTGTCACCATGGATTCGTCGAGGGAGCTCGAGCCTTCGAGAATAATGCCATCCACCGGCACCCTTTCCCCCGGCCGGATCCTCAGCCGGTCACCCGGCTTGACCTGATCTAAGGGGAGATCGCGCTCAGAACCATCTTCAGCAAGAAAGCGCGCGGTTTTCGGTGCGAGGCCCAGGAGCGCCTTGATGGCACTGCTGGTCTTACTGCGGGCCTTCAGTTCTAGCACCTGTCCCAGCAAGACCAGCGTGGTGATAGCCGCCGCCGCTTCAAAGTAAACCGCCACCTCGCCTGCGTGACCTCGAAAGGAAGCAGGAAAGATTCCGGGCGCCAGGGTCGCCACAACACTGTAAACATAAGCGGTGCCGGTACCCACGGAGATCAAAGTGAACATGTTCAGGCTGCGATTCACAACAGAAGCCCAGCCGCGCTGGAAGAATGGCCACCCGCCCCACACAACGACGGGCGTGGCCAGCACCAGTTGGATCCAAATCGTCGCGCGCGACCCGAAGGCATGTTTCAAAGGTTGTCCCGGGATCATGTCCGACATCGCCAGAAGGAGCGTGGGAACGGTGAGCGCGAGGCTGATCCAGAACCTGCGCCTCATCGCCACAAGCTCCGGATTGATCTCCTCGCCCGCAGATACCGTTCGAGGTTCCAGGGCCATTCCACAAATCGGGCATGCACCCGGTCCTGTCCGAACAATTTCCGGATGCATGGGACACACATATTCCGTTTTGACCTTCGGCGCGGAAATCATCCGGGGCTCCAACGCCATGCCGCACTTGGGACAGGCGCCAGGGCCTTTCTGTCCTACCTCCGGATCCATGGGGCACGTGTACTCACTTTCAGCATCCAGGGGTTGTGCCAACACGACGCGGGGAGGGACACTCATGGAACGGTTTTCAACATGGGCCTTCAAAAACTTCAAAGGGTCGGTCCGGAATCGTTCGAGACACCGCGGGTTGCAGAAGAAGTACGTTTGCCCCTCGTACTCGTATGTCCCGGCCGAATTTTCGGGATCTACGTCCATTCCACAAACGGGGTCCTTCACGGTACGGCCGGTGGGTGCATTGTTCACGACATTAAACAGATTTTCTCTTTGGTTCACAATTCATCCTCTTGTCCAACAGGAGGCTGTAAAGCCATGCATATTGAACTGCGCTGATAGGATCGCCGAACTCAGCTGAATTATCGCTCATCTTCAATTTCTTTTCTCTTCTAAAAGCGCCGATGCCGGGCGAAATCCAATCCTGGCCGGCCCTGAAGCCAAGGACCAGACAACTCTCCTCTCACCAAAAGCGCGGCATCGGGCGCGAATGCAACAACTCCGGTACAAGACGAGCTGTTGCTCTCCCATCGCTCCACATTCCTCAGGGCGGGGTGCCAATCCGACTTCATGCAATTTGAAATAGTTAAGAGTTCGTCTTTCTTCATTGTTTGCTCTCAAGTTGTTTCGCTGTTTCCACACGGTTCATGAGCTCGTCAGCATAGGCTTCTCCCGATCTATGAAGTGGAGAAGAACGGGGCCGAGCAGGGTCGAGAGCAATGCGAAAGCGAGTACGGCAAAGTACGTGGGGCCGTCGATGAGCCATTTTGCGATGCCAAACCCCAAAAACATGATTGCGGTCTCTCCGGAGGCCACCGTCGCAGAAGCGATGAAATTTGCGTCGCTTGGAGAAGCGCCTCCCCACAGCGCGGCTGATCTCATGAGGCCGAATTTGATCAGAAGTGCAATGCCCACGACGACCAGAATTATCCCTACACCGGAAATTCTCCTCCCATGAGATTGCAGGAACATCGGCAGGAAGACAAAGCACACGAGGAGCGCATTGCTTAAAGGACGCCGCCTGTCGCTGAGTTCTGTTCCTGTCTTGGTTCGGTTAAAGAGAGCACCTGCCAGGTAAGCCCACACAAACGCTCCGAGCTGGCCAAGCGCAATCAAAGCAAAACCAAAGGCCAAAAACGCAAAAAGCAGGAAACGGATGGAAATCGGCCATTCCTTTGCCCGAACTGCTGTGCGACCGAGCAACTGGCTGCCTATCCAATACGCCGCAGAAAAGAAGAGCACCCACTTCAACAGCTCATAGCTTCCAACCACGATGTATGCGGATCGGGACGCTTGTCTGGCAGCGAGTTCTTGGAAGATCGAGAAGAAACAAACAACCAGGACCCAGAAAAAAATCATCGAAGCGGACGCGATTCTGGCGGACGCGATGGGCTTGGCGGCTGACTTCGAAAGATGGAATGACAGCTCGCCGACGATCCACCCGCTCGGGCCGAGGGTTGCCGCGGCCGTCAACACGGCCGGCCCGGCTTCTGCACTTGCCAGTCGCGTCAACAACAGAACCATCACCACTCCCCCCAACGCATTGAGGGCCACCGCCAAGAAGGAGATTCGCCATACCCGGGGAAGGTCTTCCGGATGGAATCGCGTTCCCGCAAGGAAAATTAATCCGGTTAATCCCACTCCGCGGAAGAATGTCAGGAGGGGATCGCCGGCTCCGTGGCCCCCCAGCCAGATACGCCATTCGTGCGGAATCAGCGCCACGGCCAGTGCGATCGCACACAAGCCGAAGCTCAGCCCGGCCGCCTGACTCATGCCTATCTTCAGAGCCGGGCGCCCGCTCACCAGCAAGGCGATGGTACCAACTGCGATGGCTGCTATGGGGACGAATGGCAAAATCGTGATCCTCCCTTAACTTGCGACCACCGGGGGTTCTGCGCCGGCGATGGAATTCTTTCTGACCTCGGAGTACCACTTCCAAATTTCGTATATCGCGGGATAAACCGCCAATTCCAGGATGAACGAGGTGAAGATTCCTCCAATCATCGGAGCGGCAATACGCTTCATGACGTCGGCGCCACTGCCGGTTGACCACATGATGGGGACGAGCCCCATGAACATCACGCCGACCGTCATGACCTTGGGCCGGAGGCGTTTCACCGCGCCATGCAGGATGGCCTCCTTCAGGTCTTCCTTGTTCCTCATCAGCCCTTTCGCTTGCGCTTCGTGGTAGGCGATCTCCAGGTACAGGAGCATGAACATGCCTGTCTCTGCGTCCACGCCCATCAGCGCAATGAGTCCGACCCACACCGCGATACTCATGTTGTATCCCAGGAAATACAGGAACCAGATCGCGCCGACGGCGGAGAAGGGAACCGCCACAAAAATGATCAGGGTTTTTGTCACCGACCGGGTGTTAAAGTAGAGCAGTAGGAAGATCAGGAGGATGGTGATGGGCACCACGACATAAAGGCGCTGTTTGGCGAGCTCCATGTATTCGAACTGTCCGCTCCAGATCAATTGATAACCGGGCGGAAGAGGCACTTCGGCACGGATCACCTTCTTGGCATCAGCGACGTAACCCCCGATGTCCCGCTTCGTGGTGTCGAGATCGACGTAAACATAGCCGGACAACCGTCCGTTTTCATCGCGAATCATTCCCG belongs to Terriglobia bacterium and includes:
- a CDS encoding heavy metal translocating P-type ATPase, encoding MDVDPENSAGTYEYEGQTYFFCNPRCLERFRTDPLKFLKAHVENRSMSVPPRVVLAQPLDAESEYTCPMDPEVGQKGPGACPKCGMALEPRMISAPKVKTEYVCPMHPEIVRTGPGACPICGMALEPRTVSAGEEINPELVAMRRRFWISLALTVPTLLLAMSDMIPGQPLKHAFGSRATIWIQLVLATPVVVWGGWPFFQRGWASVVNRSLNMFTLISVGTGTAYVYSVVATLAPGIFPASFRGHAGEVAVYFEAAAAITTLVLLGQVLELKARSKTSSAIKALLGLAPKTARFLAEDGSERDLPLDQVKPGDRLRIRPGERVPVDGIILEGSSSLDESMVTGESIPVEKILGSRVTGGTVNGTGTLIMRAERVGSETLLAQIVRMVSEAQRSRAPIQRLADVVSSYFVPAVVLIAVATFIIWSRLGPEPRMAYALVNAVAVLIIACPCALGLATPMSIMVGTGRGAMAGVLIRNAEALEVLEKVDTLVVDKTGTLTEGRPRLLSLLALPPWGETELLRLAASLERGSEHPLAAAIVASAQEKQLDLSDVSDFTSVTGKGVKGRVMAHEVVLGTLKLFEESNIPSSSLAEQAEALRREGQTVLFVAIDGHPAGMLGVADPIKKSTPEAIQMLHEEGVRIVMLTGDSRTTAEAVARQLGIDRMEAEVLPEQKGEVVKRLQREGRIVAMAGDGINDAPALAQAQVGIAMGTGTDVAMESAGITLVKGDLRGIARARRLSRATMRNIRQNLFFAFIYNSIGVPVAAGILYPVFGLLLSPMLASAAMTFSSVSVISNALRLRRLTL
- a CDS encoding cation:proton antiporter; protein product: MPFVPIAAIAVGTIALLVSGRPALKIGMSQAAGLSFGLCAIALAVALIPHEWRIWLGGHGAGDPLLTFFRGVGLTGLIFLAGTRFHPEDLPRVWRISFLAVALNALGGVVMVLLLTRLASAEAGPAVLTAAATLGPSGWIVGELSFHLSKSAAKPIASARIASASMIFFWVLVVCFFSIFQELAARQASRSAYIVVGSYELLKWVLFFSAAYWIGSQLLGRTAVRAKEWPISIRFLLFAFLAFGFALIALGQLGAFVWAYLAGALFNRTKTGTELSDRRRPLSNALLVCFVFLPMFLQSHGRRISGVGIILVVVGIALLIKFGLMRSAALWGGASPSDANFIASATVASGETAIMFLGFGIAKWLIDGPTYFAVLAFALLSTLLGPVLLHFIDREKPMLTSS
- a CDS encoding lytic transglycosylase domain-containing protein, with amino-acid sequence MPEVVVCLVIFSTLMLAQAGGTTSKRMPMGEALSDVQNHINRAASAAGALQKAAPLLERAQSEISRGERREAMASYQEARLLLESTPPSAMTAPLLRSVSTDLDRIISSLSPGRPAAGGLMSDSILQDDSQRAIRQYLAYYQGKGRSTLELGWKRMGAYQPALESILRERNLPSELVYLGITESGFNRWALSPRQARGIWQFIPTTAARYGLVQTPGTDERIDPIKSTMAAAEYLKDLYGSFGDWYLALAAYNAGENRIRSAMARTGIRDFWTLRRLGLLPRETANYVPAVLATISISRNPREFGFLNPSPRGAPDSKLKAHGENRGYKE
- a CDS encoding nucleotidyl transferase AbiEii/AbiGii toxin family protein, with protein sequence MLTLPQVRRYSTQSGLRDMMIAEKEVVLTFLLQLLSERGILDRLAFKGGTCLRKMFIGSQGRFSTDLDFTALEEDDHEDVILAMMEAFEQEFHGIMFQIPENSYYETQDGLSWGVNPTYSHGWNGAGDSEIKLQISRRETPTLPPERKPQCDQSYFGLLPFAPAEITCLALPEILAEKIRACYQRNKARDIYDLGIYARRPLDQALIRHLVVLKLWQAGDTFDPARLMRKFEEGRDFDWDDLRDLVRRTEEIDREKICGACVRGFGFLAELTPEERTLANDPHHREQALAERLRGGL
- a CDS encoding transcriptional regulator, giving the protein MDYSVRTLSPQESRVVLALAEQKRREVGRPEIIKLLGVSAKAADNVIESLRRKGWLERASWGEYLVIPPDEGPDALGETNLLALASRITDPYYIGYGSAAAHYGLTTQHRRVIFVVTPVRVRERQVGEGRVRVVNPRPGKFFGFVTVDVFGFKIMMSDREKTAIDCIDRPALAGGVAEAALILAAASRRLEWPKAAEYLERIDSTALVRRFGWVMDHVKAEMPADVRGRLLGLAARGPRTWMGPNPKSKVRGAIGHDKTWRLFVNVPREDLNESAGLGLLKALKKDG
- a CDS encoding nitrous oxide reductase accessory protein NosL; amino-acid sequence: MILIIAVASSVFFLEKRKTSASVCPACDREMHEGWTFTLTFKNGKKVSLCCAKCGLLEAAQHKSELISATATEFYTRKAIASQKAVYVWDSSVDHCMMPEKRDWTDRRPMQLVWDRCIPSLIPFETREEAVQFQHENGGTVVDYAEAIRLAQPSTGSHH